Proteins from a single region of Undibacterium sp. KW1:
- a CDS encoding ABC transporter ATP-binding protein — MPNLVEIRDIQFGYGDRTILSELRMDFPRGKLIAVMGGSGSGKTTILRLIGGQIRAQRGSIKVNGQEISELDTQGLYAIRRKMGMLFQHGALFTDLNVFDNVAFPMREHTSLSETMIRDLVLLKLQAVGLRNAASLMPAEISGGMARRVALARAVALDPELIMYDEPFAGLDPISMGVAANLIRNLNDALGSTSILVSHDVHETFAIADYVYFLSKGKIVAQGTPEEMRVSQDPYVKQFVHAEADGPVPFHYPGASLQADLGLEKRT, encoded by the coding sequence GTGCCAAATCTTGTAGAAATTCGCGATATCCAGTTTGGGTATGGAGACCGGACTATCCTGTCTGAACTCCGTATGGATTTCCCACGCGGTAAACTGATTGCCGTCATGGGTGGTTCAGGTTCGGGCAAGACTACGATCTTGCGTCTGATAGGCGGGCAAATCCGCGCGCAGCGCGGCAGTATCAAGGTCAATGGTCAGGAAATCAGCGAGCTCGATACCCAGGGCTTGTATGCAATCCGCCGCAAAATGGGCATGCTGTTCCAGCATGGTGCCTTGTTCACGGACCTGAATGTCTTTGATAACGTCGCTTTCCCCATGCGCGAACATACCAGTCTCAGTGAAACCATGATACGTGACCTGGTCTTGCTGAAACTACAGGCCGTGGGTTTGCGTAATGCCGCCAGTTTGATGCCTGCTGAAATCTCTGGTGGCATGGCCAGGCGCGTGGCGCTGGCCCGTGCAGTAGCGCTGGACCCTGAATTGATCATGTATGACGAGCCCTTTGCCGGGCTTGATCCTATTTCCATGGGTGTTGCTGCCAATCTGATACGGAACTTGAACGACGCTTTGGGGTCTACTTCCATCCTGGTGTCGCACGATGTGCACGAAACCTTTGCGATTGCTGACTATGTGTATTTCCTGTCCAAGGGCAAGATAGTCGCGCAAGGTACACCAGAAGAAATGCGGGTGTCACAAGACCCGTATGTAAAACAGTTTGTGCATGCAGAGGCAGATGGACCCGTGCCTTTCCATTATCCCGGCGCATCCCTGCAGGCGGACCTGGGTTTGGAGAAGCGCACATGA
- a CDS encoding glutamate synthase subunit beta: MGKVTGFMEYQRLQEASEAPQSRKKHYKEFLVHLDDGQAKVQAARCMDCGIPFCNNGCPVNNIIPDWNDLVFNGNYKLALDTLHSTNNFPEFTGRICPAPCESACTLGINSDAVGIKSIEHFIIDKGWENGWVVPQVPSIKTGKKIAVVGSGPAGLAAAQQLARVGHDVTVFEKNDRVGGLLRYGIPDFKMEKSHIDRRVDQMVAEGVTFRTSVFVGKDFPATVTNWAKETISPEQLQKDFDAVIIAGGAETPRDLPVPGRELKGVHFAMDFLPLQNKVNAGDKVKDQIMASGKHVVVIGGGDTGSDCVGTSNRHGAKSVAQFELMPQPPEQENKPLVWPYWPTKLRTSSSHEEGCDRDWAVATKRLEGKAGKVEKLIACRVEWKDGKMQEVPDSEFEMKADLVLLAMGFVSPVQQVLDAFGVDKDARGNARATTDGAGCYRTNVDKVYAAGDMRRGQSLVVWAIREGRQCAREVDAFLMGDSVLPR; this comes from the coding sequence ATGGGTAAAGTTACCGGCTTCATGGAATACCAGCGTTTGCAGGAAGCAAGCGAAGCGCCACAGTCACGCAAAAAGCATTACAAGGAATTTTTGGTGCATCTTGATGATGGCCAGGCCAAGGTCCAGGCCGCACGCTGCATGGATTGCGGCATTCCTTTCTGTAATAACGGCTGCCCCGTCAACAACATCATCCCTGACTGGAATGACCTGGTGTTCAACGGTAATTACAAACTGGCCCTCGATACCCTGCATTCGACGAATAATTTCCCGGAGTTCACAGGTCGCATTTGTCCAGCACCTTGTGAATCTGCCTGTACTCTTGGTATCAATAGCGATGCGGTTGGTATCAAGTCGATAGAACATTTCATCATCGACAAAGGCTGGGAAAATGGCTGGGTCGTACCGCAAGTGCCATCCATCAAGACTGGCAAGAAAATTGCCGTGGTTGGCTCTGGTCCTGCGGGCCTGGCTGCCGCCCAGCAACTGGCGCGTGTTGGCCATGATGTGACAGTATTTGAAAAGAATGACCGTGTCGGTGGCTTGCTGCGCTATGGGATTCCTGACTTCAAGATGGAAAAATCCCATATCGACCGCCGTGTCGATCAGATGGTGGCAGAGGGGGTGACTTTCCGCACCAGCGTATTCGTTGGCAAGGACTTCCCGGCAACAGTGACCAACTGGGCCAAGGAAACCATCTCGCCTGAACAACTGCAAAAAGACTTTGATGCCGTCATCATCGCCGGTGGTGCAGAAACGCCACGCGACTTGCCCGTGCCTGGCCGCGAACTCAAAGGTGTGCATTTCGCCATGGACTTTTTGCCCTTGCAAAACAAGGTCAATGCCGGTGACAAGGTCAAGGACCAGATCATGGCCAGCGGCAAGCATGTGGTCGTCATCGGTGGTGGTGATACCGGTTCTGACTGCGTAGGCACATCCAACCGTCACGGTGCCAAATCAGTTGCCCAGTTTGAACTGATGCCACAACCGCCAGAGCAAGAAAACAAACCCCTGGTCTGGCCTTACTGGCCAACCAAGTTACGCACCTCTTCTTCCCATGAAGAAGGTTGCGACCGCGACTGGGCAGTAGCGACCAAGCGCCTGGAAGGCAAGGCAGGCAAGGTCGAAAAACTGATCGCCTGCCGCGTCGAATGGAAAGATGGCAAGATGCAGGAAGTGCCAGACTCTGAATTTGAGATGAAAGCCGATCTGGTCTTGCTGGCCATGGGCTTTGTCTCGCCGGTACAACAGGTGCTCGATGCTTTTGGTGTCGATAAGGATGCGCGTGGCAATGCCAGGGCAACGACTGATGGTGCTGGCTGTTACAGGACCAATGTAGACAAGGTGTATGCCGCAGGTGACATGCGCCGTGGTCAGTCGCTGGTGGTATGGGCGATACGTGAAGGACGTCAATGCGCGCGCGAAGTGGATGCCTTCTTGATGGGTGATTCTGTTTTGCCTCGCTAA
- a CDS encoding glutamate synthase-related protein, whose translation MHAQGLYDPSNEHDACGVGFVAHIKGKKTHAIVDQGLLILKNLDHRGAVGADALMGDGAGILIQIPDQYYREEMAKQGINLPPPGEYGVGMIFLPKEHASRLACEQEIERAVRAEGQVVLGWRDVPVDRDMPMSPTVREKEPVIRQIFIGRGPDIMVTDALERKLYVIRKSAVHAIEALHLLHGKEYFVPSMSARTIVYKGLLLADQVGIYYKDLQDERCVSALALVHQRFSTNTFPEWPLAHPYRMIAHNGEINTVKGNFNWMRAREGVMKSAVLGDDLQKLYPLIFEGQSDTASFDNALELLVMAGYPIAQAMMMMIPEAWENHTMMDENRRAFYEYHAAMMEPWDGPAAMAFTDGRQIGGTLDRNGLRPARYIVTDDDLVVMASESGVLPIPESKIIKKWRLQPGKMFLIDLEAGRIIDDKEIKDTYANAKPYKQWIKSVRIKLNELKAAEDKIEYSATLLDRQQAFGYTQEDLKFLMAPMALAGEEAIGSMGNDSSLAVMSNKLKPLYNYFKQLFAQVTNPPIDPIREAMVMSLVSFIGPKPNLLDTNNINPPMRLEVAQPILDFADIAKLRNISANTGGKFKSYELDICYPIAWGKDGIEARLASICAEVVDAVKSGHNIMIITDRKMDANYVAIPALLATSTVHQHLVSKGLRTTTGLVVETGSARETHHFALLAGYGAEAVHPYLAMQTLADMAKDLSGELSAEKAVYNYTKAVGKGLMKVMSKMGISTYMSYCGAQIFEAVGLNKSLVDKYFKGTASNVEGIGVFEVAEEALRLHKAAFGADPVLENALDAGGEYAFRVRGEDHMWTPDAIAKLQHSTRANNYNSYKEYAQIINDQSKRHMTLRGLFEFKIDPAKAIPLDQVEPAKEIVKRFATGAMSLGSISTEAHATLAIAMNRIGGKSNTGEGGEDPARYQQELKGIPIKQGATLASVVGKDQIEVDIPLQDGDSLRSKIKQVASGRFGVTTEYLSSADQIQIKMAQGAKPGEGGQLPGHKVSEYIAKLRFSVPGVGLISPPPHHDIYSIEDLAQLIHDLKNANPKASISVKLVSEVGVGTVAAGVSKAKADHVVIAGHDGGTGASPLSSIKHAGTPWELGLSETQQTLVLNGLRGRVRVQADGQMKTGRDVAIAAMLGADEIGFATAPLVVEGCIMMRKCHLNTCPVGVATQDPVLRAKFSGKPEYVVNYFFFVAEELRQIMAQLGIRTYDDLIGRVDLLDKSKAVAHWKAKGLDFSRIFYQPELAEGAAIRHVDVQDHGLEKALDNKLIAQAKIALENGEKVSFISPIKNLNRTVGTMLSGEVAKKYGHAGLPDDTIHIQLQGTAGQSAGAFLAHGVTLDLVGEGNDYVGKGLSGGRIIIRPNTEFRGWAVDNIICGNTVLYGAISGEAFINGVAGERFAVRNSGALAVIEGTGDHGCEYMTGGTVIVLGNTGRNFAAGMSGGIAYVYDPEAEFEAKCNMSMVTLEPVLAGDVQIATLDKSIWHSRTRGGDGETDEAILRNLIERHFKHTGSTRARNLLDDWARSRAKFVKVFPTEYKRALGEMYAAKQLAVKKEKVTA comes from the coding sequence ATGCACGCTCAAGGTTTATACGACCCATCCAATGAACATGACGCCTGTGGCGTAGGTTTTGTTGCCCATATCAAAGGCAAGAAGACGCATGCCATCGTCGATCAGGGTTTGTTGATTTTGAAAAATCTTGACCACAGGGGCGCGGTTGGTGCCGATGCCCTGATGGGTGACGGTGCCGGTATTCTGATCCAGATTCCTGACCAGTATTACCGTGAAGAGATGGCCAAGCAGGGCATCAACCTGCCTCCACCGGGTGAATATGGCGTAGGCATGATCTTCCTGCCTAAGGAACATGCATCCCGCCTGGCTTGCGAACAAGAGATAGAACGAGCCGTGCGCGCAGAAGGCCAGGTAGTACTGGGCTGGCGCGATGTGCCGGTGGATCGCGACATGCCTATGTCGCCTACCGTGCGTGAAAAAGAACCGGTCATACGCCAGATTTTCATCGGCCGCGGCCCTGACATCATGGTGACAGATGCACTGGAACGCAAACTGTATGTCATCCGCAAATCGGCTGTGCATGCGATTGAAGCCCTGCATCTTTTGCATGGCAAAGAGTACTTTGTGCCATCCATGTCTGCCCGTACCATCGTCTATAAAGGCTTGCTGCTGGCTGATCAGGTAGGTATCTACTATAAAGACTTGCAGGATGAGCGTTGCGTTTCCGCGCTGGCCCTGGTGCATCAGCGCTTCTCGACAAATACCTTCCCCGAATGGCCGCTGGCTCACCCTTACCGCATGATTGCGCATAACGGTGAAATCAATACCGTCAAAGGCAATTTCAACTGGATGCGCGCGCGTGAAGGTGTCATGAAATCTGCGGTACTCGGCGACGATCTGCAAAAACTGTATCCGCTGATATTTGAAGGCCAGTCCGATACCGCAAGTTTCGACAATGCGCTGGAATTGCTGGTCATGGCTGGATACCCCATCGCGCAAGCCATGATGATGATGATCCCGGAAGCCTGGGAAAACCACACCATGATGGATGAAAACCGCCGCGCCTTCTATGAATACCATGCAGCGATGATGGAACCATGGGACGGCCCAGCCGCCATGGCCTTTACCGATGGCCGCCAGATCGGCGGCACACTGGACCGTAATGGCCTGCGTCCGGCACGTTATATCGTTACCGATGATGACCTGGTCGTTATGGCATCTGAATCCGGCGTCTTGCCTATTCCAGAATCCAAGATCATCAAGAAATGGCGTCTGCAACCAGGCAAGATGTTCCTCATCGACCTGGAAGCCGGCCGCATCATCGATGACAAGGAAATCAAGGATACCTACGCCAATGCCAAGCCTTACAAGCAATGGATTAAATCCGTCCGTATAAAGCTCAATGAGTTGAAGGCCGCAGAAGACAAGATAGAATACTCCGCCACTTTGCTGGACCGTCAGCAAGCCTTTGGTTATACCCAGGAAGACTTGAAGTTCCTGATGGCACCAATGGCGCTGGCAGGCGAAGAAGCAATCGGCTCCATGGGCAATGATTCTTCGCTGGCAGTCATGTCGAACAAGCTCAAGCCTCTGTATAACTACTTCAAGCAATTGTTTGCGCAGGTGACTAATCCACCTATCGACCCTATCCGCGAAGCGATGGTGATGTCGCTGGTATCCTTCATCGGTCCAAAACCGAATTTGCTGGACACCAATAACATCAACCCACCGATGCGTCTGGAAGTCGCGCAACCGATACTGGATTTTGCTGACATCGCCAAGCTGCGCAATATCAGCGCCAATACCGGTGGCAAGTTCAAGTCCTACGAGCTGGATATCTGCTACCCCATTGCCTGGGGCAAGGATGGTATCGAAGCGCGCCTGGCCTCCATTTGTGCTGAAGTCGTTGATGCGGTCAAGTCTGGCCACAACATCATGATCATCACTGACCGCAAGATGGATGCCAACTATGTCGCCATCCCGGCTTTGCTGGCAACGTCGACTGTGCATCAGCACCTGGTCAGCAAGGGTTTGCGCACCACCACTGGTCTGGTAGTCGAGACTGGCTCTGCCCGCGAAACCCATCACTTTGCCTTGCTGGCAGGTTATGGCGCTGAAGCAGTTCATCCTTATCTGGCGATGCAGACACTGGCCGACATGGCCAAGGATTTGTCGGGTGAATTGTCGGCAGAAAAAGCGGTCTATAACTACACCAAGGCAGTCGGCAAGGGCTTGATGAAAGTCATGTCCAAGATGGGTATCTCTACCTATATGTCTTATTGCGGCGCGCAGATTTTTGAAGCTGTCGGTCTCAACAAATCCCTGGTTGATAAATACTTCAAGGGCACGGCATCGAATGTAGAAGGCATAGGCGTATTTGAAGTTGCTGAGGAAGCCCTGCGTTTGCATAAAGCTGCTTTTGGTGCCGACCCGGTACTGGAAAACGCCCTGGATGCCGGTGGCGAATATGCCTTCCGTGTGCGTGGTGAAGACCACATGTGGACACCGGATGCAATCGCCAAGTTGCAGCATTCCACCCGTGCCAACAACTATAATTCGTATAAAGAATACGCACAGATCATCAATGATCAAAGCAAGCGCCACATGACCTTGCGCGGCTTGTTTGAATTCAAGATCGATCCTGCCAAGGCAATACCTTTGGATCAGGTAGAACCAGCCAAGGAAATCGTCAAACGTTTTGCGACTGGTGCGATGTCCCTGGGTTCCATCAGCACAGAAGCCCATGCGACACTGGCGATTGCGATGAACCGCATAGGCGGTAAATCAAATACTGGTGAGGGCGGTGAAGATCCCGCACGCTATCAGCAAGAGCTCAAAGGTATCCCTATCAAGCAGGGCGCGACGCTGGCGTCTGTCGTCGGCAAGGACCAGATAGAAGTCGATATTCCCTTGCAGGATGGTGACTCGCTGCGCTCGAAAATCAAGCAGGTCGCGTCTGGCCGCTTTGGTGTCACGACGGAATACCTGAGTTCTGCCGACCAGATACAGATCAAGATGGCGCAAGGTGCCAAGCCAGGTGAGGGCGGTCAGTTGCCTGGCCATAAGGTGTCGGAATACATCGCCAAACTGCGATTCTCTGTGCCTGGTGTGGGCTTGATTTCTCCGCCACCGCATCACGATATTTATTCGATTGAAGATCTGGCGCAGTTGATCCATGACTTGAAAAACGCCAATCCCAAAGCCTCGATCTCGGTCAAGCTGGTGTCTGAAGTGGGTGTCGGTACGGTTGCTGCCGGTGTCTCCAAAGCCAAGGCTGACCACGTTGTTATCGCCGGTCATGATGGTGGTACGGGTGCTTCACCTTTGTCCTCCATCAAGCATGCCGGTACACCGTGGGAACTGGGTTTGTCTGAAACCCAGCAAACCCTGGTCTTGAATGGCTTGCGTGGCCGTGTGCGTGTACAGGCCGATGGCCAGATGAAAACTGGCCGTGACGTCGCGATTGCGGCCATGCTGGGTGCCGATGAAATCGGTTTTGCTACAGCACCGCTGGTGGTCGAAGGATGCATCATGATGCGCAAATGCCATCTGAATACCTGCCCGGTAGGTGTGGCTACACAAGACCCGGTCCTGCGTGCCAAGTTCTCTGGCAAGCCTGAATATGTCGTCAATTACTTCTTCTTCGTTGCAGAAGAGTTGCGTCAGATCATGGCGCAACTGGGCATACGCACTTATGACGATTTGATAGGCCGTGTTGATCTGCTGGATAAATCCAAGGCAGTCGCCCACTGGAAAGCCAAGGGCCTGGACTTCAGTCGCATCTTCTATCAGCCAGAACTGGCTGAAGGTGCAGCGATACGCCATGTCGATGTACAAGACCATGGTCTGGAAAAAGCGCTCGACAATAAACTGATTGCCCAGGCAAAAATCGCTCTGGAGAATGGTGAAAAAGTATCCTTCATTTCACCGATCAAAAACCTGAACCGCACTGTGGGCACGATGTTGTCTGGCGAAGTGGCGAAGAAATATGGTCACGCTGGTTTGCCGGATGACACTATTCACATACAGTTGCAAGGTACGGCTGGCCAGTCTGCCGGTGCCTTCCTGGCGCATGGCGTGACCCTCGATCTGGTGGGCGAAGGTAATGATTATGTCGGCAAAGGTTTGTCCGGTGGCCGTATCATCATCCGCCCGAATACAGAATTCCGTGGCTGGGCTGTCGATAACATCATCTGCGGCAACACAGTTCTGTACGGTGCCATTTCTGGTGAAGCCTTCATCAATGGTGTGGCTGGCGAACGTTTCGCCGTGCGTAATTCCGGTGCGCTGGCTGTCATCGAAGGTACGGGCGATCATGGTTGCGAATACATGACAGGCGGCACCGTCATCGTGCTGGGTAACACAGGCCGTAACTTTGCTGCCGGTATGTCGGGTGGTATCGCCTATGTGTATGACCCGGAAGCTGAATTCGAAGCCAAGTGCAATATGTCCATGGTGACACTGGAGCCGGTATTGGCTGGTGATGTACAGATCGCGACCCTGGATAAATCCATCTGGCATAGCCGCACGCGTGGTGGTGATGGCGAGACGGATGAAGCCATCCTGCGCAATCTGATAGAGCGTCATTTCAAACACACAGGCAGTACCCGCGCCCGCAATTTGCTGGACGACTGGGCCCGCAGCCGTGCCAAGTTCGTCAAGGTATTCCCTACCGAATACAAGCGCGCCCTGGGTGAAATGTATGCAGCCAAACAGCTCGCAGTGAAAAAGGAAAAAGTCACGGCATAG
- a CDS encoding transposase — translation MARLARLVIPHQQHHVIQRGNAGAVIFQDAEDYNSFLDWLKQAAKLFDVAIHAYVLMPDHLHLLLTPGDEPGLGKMMQWLGRHYVPYFNRKYQRTGTLWQGRYRATVIESANYFIPCSIYMESNPLRAGLVQDLLDYTWSSYRHHVGLHIDPLITDHSCYWALGNTPFQREAAYKQSLELGLSNTQISEISQATTKAWMLGSARFKIEMSKLTERRVEPVKRGRPRKAQESV, via the coding sequence ATGGCCAGACTAGCCCGACTTGTTATTCCGCATCAGCAACATCATGTTATCCAGCGCGGCAATGCCGGTGCCGTGATTTTCCAGGATGCCGAGGATTACAACAGCTTTCTGGACTGGCTCAAGCAAGCTGCCAAGCTGTTTGATGTTGCCATCCATGCCTATGTATTGATGCCAGATCACCTGCATCTGCTGCTGACACCCGGTGATGAGCCAGGTCTGGGCAAGATGATGCAGTGGCTGGGCCGTCACTATGTCCCTTATTTCAACCGCAAATATCAGCGCACCGGCACCCTGTGGCAGGGACGTTACCGTGCGACTGTCATTGAATCTGCCAATTACTTCATCCCTTGCAGTATTTATATGGAAAGCAATCCTCTGCGCGCTGGTCTGGTGCAGGATTTGCTCGATTACACCTGGTCCAGTTACAGACATCATGTAGGTTTGCATATTGACCCCCTGATCACTGATCATAGCTGCTACTGGGCATTGGGCAATACGCCTTTCCAGCGCGAGGCTGCCTACAAGCAAAGTCTGGAGCTGGGCTTGTCAAATACACAAATCAGCGAAATTAGCCAGGCCACCACCAAGGCCTGGATGCTGGGTTCGGCCAGATTCAAAATAGAAATGAGTAAGCTGACCGAGAGACGGGTAGAGCCCGTCAAACGTGGCCGCCCCCGCAAGGCGCAGGAAAGCGTATGA
- the phnD gene encoding phosphate/phosphite/phosphonate ABC transporter substrate-binding protein yields the protein MFKKIVTLVLLLSSMFMSLVHAAEKITVGLIATTSIEDTRKRWQPLLDDLAKSTGTEVTAAISSNYSDIVAGLKENKIQIAWLSSKVALDAVEDGKATVFAQMVKSDGSRGYNSVIIASSKSALTSFDQVSAKPGVYIFADGDKKSTSGYLVPAYYLFSKNKIDPAKLFKKVIIGNHQANFSSILRGEADVATFNSEEMDRLKKEAPDQLSKVRVIWTSPLIPNDPILYRKDMSPALKTRVEDFFVNYGKQKQAQAVLKDILNLSGFQRSTDAQLKPIADLTLFSLLRDNLNNPSLTDAQKQKKFDEVSARFGKLSFVLEASRIK from the coding sequence ATGTTTAAAAAAATTGTCACCCTGGTACTGCTGCTCAGCAGTATGTTCATGTCCCTTGTCCACGCAGCAGAAAAGATCACTGTAGGCCTGATCGCTACAACAAGTATAGAAGACACCCGCAAACGCTGGCAGCCTTTGCTGGATGACCTGGCAAAAAGCACAGGCACTGAAGTGACTGCCGCCATTTCTTCTAATTACAGCGACATCGTTGCTGGTTTGAAAGAAAACAAGATACAAATCGCGTGGCTGAGCAGCAAGGTTGCACTGGATGCGGTGGAAGATGGCAAGGCCACCGTGTTTGCGCAAATGGTCAAAAGTGATGGTTCACGCGGGTATAACTCCGTCATTATTGCATCCAGCAAAAGCGCACTGACCAGCTTTGACCAGGTCTCTGCCAAACCTGGCGTGTATATCTTTGCTGATGGCGATAAAAAATCGACGTCTGGTTATCTGGTTCCTGCTTATTACCTGTTTTCCAAGAACAAGATAGATCCGGCAAAACTGTTCAAGAAGGTCATCATTGGTAATCATCAGGCGAATTTTTCTTCTATTTTGCGCGGTGAAGCCGATGTCGCCACCTTTAATAGTGAAGAGATGGACAGGCTGAAGAAAGAAGCACCAGATCAGCTCAGCAAGGTGCGCGTTATCTGGACTTCGCCCCTGATACCCAATGACCCTATTCTGTACCGCAAGGACATGTCGCCAGCCCTGAAAACCCGCGTAGAAGATTTCTTTGTCAATTATGGCAAGCAAAAACAGGCGCAGGCTGTGTTGAAAGACATTTTGAATTTGTCCGGTTTCCAGCGTTCTACCGATGCGCAGTTGAAGCCTATCGCAGATTTAACATTGTTTAGCCTTTTGCGCGACAATTTGAATAACCCCAGCCTCACGGATGCGCAAAAACAAAAGAAATTTGATGAAGTTAGTGCACGTTTTGGCAAGCTGAGCTTCGTTCTTGAGGCCTCGCGCATCAAATAA
- a CDS encoding right-handed parallel beta-helix repeat-containing protein — MSTQTPATCTCQVEVGVIGQVDDRRFISGKGIILDTSSNNVLQNLTVHDVDDEGIHFRAFSTDNVLKNSHIYNTGKKQAGFGEGVYIGSANSPGAPTLHATRTRVTATRC; from the coding sequence GTGAGTACTCAAACCCCTGCTACCTGTACCTGCCAGGTTGAAGTAGGCGTGATTGGTCAGGTTGATGACCGTCGCTTTATTTCAGGCAAGGGCATCATCCTTGATACCTCCAGCAACAACGTACTGCAAAACCTGACCGTGCATGATGTCGATGACGAGGGCATACACTTTCGCGCCTTCAGCACCGACAATGTATTGAAAAACAGCCACATCTATAACACCGGCAAGAAACAGGCTGGTTTTGGTGAAGGTGTATATATAGGATCAGCCAATTCTCCTGGTGCACCTACACTTCATGCAACCCGGACAAGAGTGACCGCAACAAGGTGCTGA
- a CDS encoding DEAD/DEAH box helicase, with product MTFESLGLIPELLQAVAARQYETPTAVQAEAIPAVLAGEDVMALAQTGSGKTAAFALPLLQRLQQGMEESSKQRKVKILILVPTRELSGQVGQTIEALAEHLPKKLKVAVIYGGASINPQMMHLRGGADIVISTPGRLLDLLGNNALSLKDVATLVLDEADRLLDLGFADEIKRILEQLPAKRQNLFFSATFSPAVKKLALAMLHEPVRIAIADLTENLPDIAQRAIAVDADKRTRLLVHLIKEQQWERVLVFVSTKYASDTVSNKLKKAGIKAEAFNGDASQGARQHMLTDFKANRIQVLVATDLAARGIDVAGLPAVVNYDLPRSADDYIHRIGRTGRAGASGTAISFILAEHEMHFRLIEKRQGKRVPRETLPGFEPVAIAIHKAESEASPDAPTGGIKGKRKSKKDKLRELAAKDGQIS from the coding sequence ATGACTTTTGAATCCCTAGGCCTGATCCCGGAACTCTTGCAAGCGGTCGCCGCACGCCAGTATGAAACACCAACTGCGGTGCAGGCTGAGGCTATTCCGGCGGTATTGGCTGGCGAGGATGTCATGGCGCTGGCACAGACCGGTTCCGGCAAGACGGCTGCCTTTGCCTTGCCACTGTTACAGCGCTTGCAGCAGGGCATGGAAGAAAGCAGCAAGCAGCGTAAAGTCAAAATCCTGATACTGGTACCTACCCGTGAATTATCCGGTCAGGTAGGCCAAACAATCGAAGCTTTGGCAGAGCATTTGCCAAAGAAGCTGAAGGTAGCTGTGATCTATGGCGGTGCTTCCATCAACCCGCAAATGATGCATTTGCGTGGTGGCGCTGACATCGTCATCAGCACGCCGGGCCGCTTGCTGGATTTGCTCGGTAACAATGCCCTGTCTTTAAAAGACGTTGCGACACTGGTACTGGATGAGGCAGACCGCCTGCTGGATCTGGGCTTTGCCGATGAAATCAAACGCATACTTGAGCAGTTACCTGCCAAACGGCAAAACCTGTTTTTCTCGGCGACCTTTTCACCAGCAGTCAAAAAGCTGGCGCTAGCCATGCTGCATGAGCCGGTGCGCATCGCGATTGCCGATCTGACTGAGAACCTGCCCGATATCGCACAAAGGGCGATAGCAGTTGATGCTGACAAGCGCACCCGCCTGCTGGTGCACCTGATCAAAGAGCAGCAATGGGAACGCGTGCTGGTGTTTGTCTCCACCAAATATGCGAGCGACACCGTCAGCAATAAATTAAAAAAAGCAGGTATCAAGGCAGAGGCATTTAATGGCGATGCCAGCCAGGGGGCACGCCAGCATATGCTGACCGACTTCAAGGCAAACCGCATACAAGTGCTGGTTGCGACTGACCTGGCGGCCCGTGGTATTGATGTTGCCGGTTTGCCTGCGGTTGTCAATTATGATTTGCCGCGTTCGGCAGATGATTATATCCATCGCATAGGCCGCACTGGCCGTGCCGGTGCGAGTGGCACGGCAATCAGCTTTATCCTGGCTGAACATGAAATGCATTTCCGCCTCATAGAAAAACGCCAGGGCAAGCGTGTGCCTCGCGAGACCTTGCCCGGTTTTGAGCCTGTGGCAATTGCAATACACAAAGCAGAGTCTGAAGCCAGCCCTGATGCGCCCACTGGCGGCATCAAGGGCAAGCGTAAAAGCAAGAAAGACAAGCTGCGTGAACTGGCTGCCAAAGACGGGCAGATCAGCTAA
- a CDS encoding GNAT family N-acetyltransferase — MTTITFIQADIARHKDMLLAMNLEYMGWVAAHIKQDFGITSEDLLGMPLTDYVAGALDKICGTDTLDSMFYLIEADGQIAAMGGRRGIQPGVAEIKRLYVLPGFRGLHLGDALLQRLLSDVRQQGYERVRLDSAPFMHAAHKLYEAAGFKDCQPYEGAEVPAVLHPRWRFMELRL; from the coding sequence TTGACAACAATTACTTTCATCCAGGCGGACATTGCCCGCCACAAAGATATGCTCTTGGCCATGAATCTTGAATACATGGGTTGGGTCGCCGCACACATCAAGCAGGATTTTGGTATTACCAGCGAAGACTTGCTCGGCATGCCACTGACAGATTATGTAGCTGGTGCACTGGACAAAATCTGTGGCACAGATACACTGGACAGCATGTTTTATCTGATAGAGGCAGACGGCCAGATAGCCGCCATGGGTGGCAGACGCGGTATACAGCCAGGCGTAGCCGAGATCAAGCGCCTGTATGTATTGCCAGGCTTTCGTGGCCTGCATCTGGGCGATGCGCTTTTACAACGCCTGCTCAGCGACGTACGCCAGCAGGGCTATGAGCGCGTGCGCCTCGACAGTGCACCCTTCATGCATGCAGCCCACAAACTTTACGAAGCAGCAGGATTCAAGGATTGCCAGCCCTATGAAGGCGCAGAAGTACCAGCGGTCCTGCATCCCCGCTGGCGGTTTATGGAATTGAGACTGTAA